The genomic DNA CAGCCACCAGCGGCCCAGCAGCCGGGAGTAGCGGCTGTCGGGGTCCGGGACCTCGATCAGCAGATGCCCGCCGGGACGAACGGCCGTGTGCGCGGCGGCCAGTTCGCGCTCGGGCTCGGTGCTGTGCTCCAGGTAGTGGAACATGCTGACGACGTCGTAGTGGCCCGCGAGATTCGGGGCCAACTCGGGGAAGCTGCCGCGATATCCGCGCTCCACCCGCCCCGCCTGCTCGGCGAGTTCGGCGCCGTCCGTGAAGTCGAGGCCGTCGAAGGTGGTGCCGGGGTACACCGTGCGGGCCGACTCGCAGAAGTGCCCGTGCCCGGTCCCGACGTCCAGCCAGTTCTTGGGCGTCGGGGAGTGCGGGAGCAGTGACTGCGCGCGCTGCTCGTACATCTTCGTCCGGGCCGCGAAGGTGTTGCCCAACTGCTTCTCGCCCAGGCCGTCGTAGAAGTCCCGGTAGTAGAACTCCAGCCCCGCCGGGCTCAGTCGGGGATTCTGGAAGGTGTGCCGGCACTCCTCGCAGCGGTCCAGGACGAACGTGCCCGGCTTGTGCTGGATCAGGTCCTTGGTGCGCAGCCGGGTCCGCAGGCGGGGCGACTCGCACCAGGGGCACGTCTCGCGCCTGGGCTCGAAGAAGCGGTCCAGGCCGTCGGCCAAGTCGGCCTGGTAGACGGGGCGCAGCGCCGCCACCTGCTCGGTGCGGCTCGGGGGCTTGGGGTCGTCCTCGGTGCTCACGGGGTCTCCTTCGGGGGCGCGCCGGTGGCCAGCAGCTCCAGGTGGGTGGCCGCCGCGCGGGTCCCGCCGGCCGCGCGGAACGCCGTACGGACGCGCTCGGCCGCGGCGCGGTGGTCGGGTTCGTGGAGTACGGAGTCGATGGCCGCGCCCAGCTTGGGTGCGGTGACCCGGCCGAAGCGGACCCGGATGCCCGCGCCCGCGCCGGTGACCTGGCCGGCGATCACCGGCTGGTCGTCACGGATGGGCGCCACGACGAGGGGGACGCCGTGCCACAGCGCCTCGCACACCGTGTTGTGCCCGGCGTGCGAGACGACCGCGTCCGCCCTCTCGAGCAGCGGGAGTTGGGGGATCGAAGGCAGGACGAGGAGGTCCTTGTCCGCTGCGTCGGACGGTTCCAGCGCGCCGCCCGGATCCGCGATCACCGCCTGGACGCGGTCGGTTCGCGCCCGCAGTGCCGTCACGCACTCGGTGAGGAAACGGGCACCCACATCGGTGTTGGCGGTACCGAGACTGACCAGCACCAGGGAGCGGGACCGGTCCAGCCAGTCCCAGGGGAAGTCCGGCGCGGCCGGGCGGGCCGCGATCGACGGGCCGACCCAGCGGATCTGCTCGCCCTGCCGCGCCTCGGGGCCGACGAGTTCCGGGGTGCTGAACGCGAGCACCAGATGCGGGGAGAAGCGCGGGTCGGCGGTGCCCGACGGGTCGCCGATCTCCGCGCGGAGTCCCTTCAGCAACTCGTCCAGCCAGAGGCCGACTTTGGGCATGCCCGCGAAGACGTCCGTGAACTCGGCCGAGGTGGTCGCCGAGGTCGCCCACGGGATGCCGAGGCGCTCCGCCACCAGACCGCCGGCCAGGGCCTGTTGGTCGGCGACGATCACATCGGGTCGGAACTCCTCGACGGCGGCGGCGACTCCGGGCGCCATCTGCTCGGCGAGCGGTGCGAGGAAGGCCTCCCACAGGAACTTCAGCGCCTCCGGCCCACGGATGTCCGGCGGCCGTACGCCCTCGCCCGTGCCCGGCACCGGTCCGGCGCACGGGAACACCCGCGCCGACCCGCCCGCGAGCCGCCGTACGAGATCGGGGTCGGCGCACGCCCACGCCAACTCGTGTCCGCGTGCGGCGAGTTCGGCGGCCACGCCCGTCGCCGGGTTGATGTGGCCGACCAGCGGCGGTACGACGAAGAGGAACCGGCTCACCGGACGCCCGCCGTGCGCGCGTTCGCCTCTTGGATCAGGGAGAGGATGTGGCCGCCGACCGTGCCCGCCGCCTCGACCAGCACGGAGTGCTCGTGGCCGGGGACGACGACGGTCCGGCAGTCGGGGAGCACGGACTCCAGCCAGGGGGTGAGTTCGGCGAGGTCCGAGTCGCCGCCGTAGACACCGAGCACCGGGCAGTGCACCGCGCGGATCTGATCCTCCGTCAACACCCCGCTGGCCGGGATGTCCTGGGACAGGGAGGTCTCCCGGGCCAGTCGGGCGGCGCCCTTCGCGAGGCGGGCGGTGTTGTGGCCGCGGTTCGCGCTGATCCAGGCGATCGCGTCGTCCTCGTTGTGCGCCAGCTCGTGCAGCACGCGCTGCAGGATGCCGCCGAGTTTCGGTGCCCAGGCCGCCGTCGCCGGTTCCGACTCGATGAGGGAGACGCTGGCGGCCCGCTCCGGATGGCGGGCCGCGTAGCCGAACGCCACTGTCCCGCCGTAGGAGTTGCCGACCAGATGGACCGGTCCGGTCACCTCCAGGCGGTCGAGCAGCGCCTCCAGGTCGTCGATGTTGTCGTCGAGGGTGTAGCCGGTGGCCGGCCGCCCGCTGCGGCCGTGGCCGCGCAGGTCGTACATGACGACGTCGATGCCGGCCAGCGCGAACGGCGGGGCGATGGTGAAGTAGTAGCTGGCCAGGCTGTCGGTGAGCAGACCGTGCACCAATACCGCCGTCGCGATGGGGCGGCGGCCCTCGGGCGGGCTCATTCGCTGTACGTGCAACCGGAGTTGACCGGTGTCGACCATCGCCATGGCTCAGCCCGCCTCGGCTGCCTTGAGGCTCTGCACGACATACTCGACGAGCCGGCCGACGGTGAGTTCGATGATCTCGTCGAACTCCATCCCGGCCAGGAACTCGGCGAAGTTGACCTTCGTGCCGTAGTGCTCCTGGAGCAGACCGGCCAGGGTCACCAGGTCGATGCTCTCCAGCTCCAGATCACGGTTGAAGGTCGTCGTCATGGTGATCTCGACGTCGTCGACGCCGTACTCGTCCTCCAGGAGCGTGGTCAGCATGCCCGTGAGGTCGGCGAGGACGGTGTCCTCGGTGGTGGGGGTCATCGGTCGTACTCCTCTTCGTGCGCGGGTCCCGTCGTCCAGGCCACGACGTAGGTCCTGTCCGGCAGATTGGGGGGATTGCCGGCCGGCTCGCAGTGCACCGTGTAGGCGCGTTCCAGGCGTCCCGACACCAACAGCCGTGATCCGGAGTCCACTTGGAACACGGCGAAGTCGCGCGGTCGGCCGCCGAAGCCGGTGCCCTCCGCCTTGGCGACCGCCTCCTTGGCCGCCCAGAAGCGGGCGAACCACAGCGCCTCGGACTCGCCGGTGGCCGCCGACTGGGTGTGCAGCAGAGCGAGTTCCTCCTCGCCGAGTGCGGTGGTGAGGGTGGCCGGGGGGCGTTCCACGACCTCCTCGATGTCGATCCCGGGGCCGGGGCCGGGGGAGTGCGGCCGGACGATCGCGACCGCCGCCTCGGCGCGATGGGCCAGCGAGACATCCAGCGGGGGCAGGGTCCGGCCGTGCAGACCGGTGACGTACGGGCGGCCCGACTCGTCGTTGTGGACCCGGATCTCCGCCGGATAGACGGGCCCCTCGCCGTGGCTCCACAGCCACTGCCGTACCGCGTCCTTCACCGCGATCCGGCCCAGCAGCCACTGCCGGCGCCCGCGCGGCGGATGCTCGGCGTACTGCGAACGCTCCACGCTGCTCAGGGAGTTGCGCATGATCAGATCGCGCGAGGCGAGGTCGGGCCAGCGCTCGTTCAGCAGGGTCCGGCCGCCGGGGCGGGCCTCGGAGAGGGTGTTGCGCTCGGGGAAGCGCTCGACCGGCTTGGTCTGCGGGTCGTTGTCGAAGCGCCGGTCCTGCCAGCCCGTCAGCTCCGCCCACACCTCGCCGTCGACCGTGAGCTGTACGTCGGCTTCGAGCGCGGTGTCGGTGAGCGAGGTGATCCGCACCAGGCACTCGACGTCCGTGCCGGGGCGCGGATGGGGGCCGTAGAAACGCATCTCGCGCATGCCGACCGGGAAGACGACGGTGCGTTCGGTGCGGGTCGCCATGATCCAGTAGCCGAGGATCTGGCCGACGTTGTCGAGCAGGGAGCCCGGGGCGGGCGGTGTGGTGATCGTGCCGCGTACGTGGCGGTCGCCGATCGCGGTGAGTTCGGTGACGCCCTGGAACGCCGGGCCGTGGAACATCCAGCGCTCGTCGTAGAGATGGGCCGCGGTGTGGTCGGGGACGCGCTCGGTGGTGGGGTCCGGGCGGGGGTGCGGCGGGGGTGACGGGGCGTGGGCGGGGGCCAGTTCGACCACGCCTCGGGCGTGCGGGCCGAAGGAGACGGCGAGTCGGTTGGTCGTGTCCGCAACTACGCGTACCGGTACGTCGATCGAGGGCGTCGCCGTGAGCCATCGGTCGAACCGCGCGTCGTGCACGGCGACCGCGCGCATACCGGGCGCGGTCCGCTCCGCCGCCTCGATGATGTGCTGGACGATCGTGGTGGCGGGGACCACCGGCCAACGGTCCGCCACGTCGGGCCAGTTGGGGCGTTGCGGGAAGAAGCAGTGGTCCATGAGGTAGGGCATGGACTCGGGGGAGACATGGACCGTGGTCTGCCATTCCCGTGGGGGAGCGGGAGGCGCGGCCGCGATGCGGGGTACGGGGGCGGGCGCGGTCGGTGTGCCACGACGGCTGCCCGCGCTGATGAGTTGGGCGGCCGTGTCGGCGGTGTCGCGCATGAGGGCGTGCAGTTCGGCGGCGGCCGGGAAGCGGTCGGTGAGGGCGTGGAGGGGGGACAGGGCGGCGAGGGCCGGCGTGTGCGCGGCGGCCGGTGTGCGTAGTTCCGCCCGCAGCTTCACCAGGGTCGGGGCGTCGAGGGACACGAGTGCGCCGGCCATGTCGAGCCGTACCGGGGGCCGTTCGTGTCGTGGAGCGGGTTTCCGCAGGGCCAGTGCCAGCGGATCCACCGTCGCGCCCGCGGACCACAACGCCACGGCCACGCGCCGGAGTTGGGCCAGTCCGGAGCGGTGGGGCGAGTTGGCGGCGACGACCAGGTGGTCGCGTCCGCCGAGCGTGGCGTCGATCAGGGAGCCGAGCTGGCCCGTGCCGACCTGGACGAACGCGCGATGCCCGGCGGTGTACATGGCCTCGACGAGCTGGCGGAAGCGCACGGGTTCCAGGAGGTGGCGGATGAAGAGCTCACGTACCGCCTTCTCGTCCGAAGGGAACGGCGAGGCGGTCGTTCCCGACCACAGAGGGACCGTCGGCGGATGGAGGCGGAAGCGGTTCGTGGCCTCTTCGATCGGCGCGAGGTAGGGCTTCAACATCGGTGTGTGGAAGCCGGATTGGAACGGGAGGACCTGACTCAGGACGCCCTGCGCGCGGAAGGACCGCACGAAGGCGTCCACGGCTTCGGCGGGTCCGCACACCATCGACTGGCCGGGCGCGTTGTCGTGGGAGAGCACGATCCCGGCGCCGGTCCACTCGTCGGCGAGCGCCGCCAGCACGCGCTCGGCCGGGGCGCCGATCGCACCGAAGGCCAGGCCCGGCACCGTCACCGAGTCGGGGTCGAACGACTCCATGAAGTCGCTGACCTCGTCCGGCGAGTACACCCCGGCGGCCGTCATCGCGGTCCACTCGCCGACGCTGTGTCCGGCGACCGCGTCCGGGGCGACTCCCATCCTGCGCAGCGCGGCGTCCAACAGCCGCCCGACACCGACGACATCGAAGCCGTGACGGCCGACATCCCCCACCTGAGCCGGAGTTGAGGACTTGTTCTCGCGCAGTCCGAAGTGCGCGGCGATGTCCTCGACCCGGGGCGTGAAGTCGCCCTCGAGACCCGGGAAGACGAACGCCAGCTTGCCCCCGCCGGGCCCGATCAACGGACTCGGCGTGAACCACACATCGCTGCGGCCCTGCCACGCCCGCCCCTTGGCGATCGCCCGGCGGGCCAGCGCGAGCCGCTTGGCGTCCGGGGCGACGATGCCGAGCCGGGAGCGCCCGGACGGGGGACCGGTCCGGGCCGAAGCCGCGGCCAGTACGGCGGAGTCGTCGGCGTCCAGCAGGGCGGCGAGGGCTTCCGGGCTGTCGGCGGCGAGGATCAGCACGCGCTCCGGCTCGTCGACGACCACCGCCGACGCACGTGACGCGCGCGCCCCCGGCGCCTCCTCCAGCACCACATGCGCGTTGATGCCGCCGAACCCGAACGCGTTGACCGCCGCCCGCCGCACCGGCTGCTCGGCCGTCGTCTCCCAGGGCGCCGCCTTCTCCAGCGGACGGAACCGGGTCGCCGCGAGCGCCGGATGCGGGTCGTCGCAGTGCAGGGTCGGCAGGAGCATGCCGTGGTGGACGGCGAGGGCGGCCTTGACCAGACCGGCCACTCCGGCGGCCGGCATGGTGTGGCCGATCATCGACTTCACCGAGCCGATGACCGCATCACCGTCGGGTCCGAACACCTCTGCCAGCGTGGCCAGTTCGGCCCCGTCACCGGCGGGCGTCGCCGTCCCGTGCGCCTCCAGCAGACCGATCGAATCGGGGCGCGCCGGGTCGAGGCCCGCCGCCTCCCAGGCCTGTCGTACGGCGTGGGTCTGACCGGCCGAGTCCGGGTTGACGAGGCTTGCGGCGCGCCCGTCGCTGGACACACCGGTGCCCCGGACGACGGCGTAGATCCGGTCGCCGTCGCGTTCGGCGTCGGCGAGGCGCTTGAGGACGACGACTCCCGTGCCCTCGCCGATCAGGATGCCGTCGGCGTCGCGGTGGAAGGGGCGGATCCGCTGGCTCGGGGAGAGCGCGCGCAGTTGGGAGAACACGCTCCACAGCGTGATGTCGTGGCAGTGGTGGACGCCCCCGGCGAGCATCAAGTCACAGCGCCCGGCGGCGAGTTCGGTCACCGCCTGGTCGACGGCGATCAGCGAGGACGCGCAGGCCGCGTCCACCGTGTAGGCCGGGCCGCGCAGGTCGAGGCGGTTGGCGACCCGGGACGCCGCGAGGTTCGGTACGAGGCCGATGACCGACTCGGGACTGTCGGGGCCGAGCCGTTCGGTGAACGCCGTGCGGATCCGCTCCAGTTGGCCGGGATCCAGGTCGGGCAGCAACTCGCCCAGGGTGCGGACGAGTTGGCCCGCCGTACGGACCCGCTGGTCGAGGCGGACCAGGCCGGGGGTGAGATAGCCGCCCCGGCCGAGCACGACACCGACGCGCTGCCGGTCGGGCAGACGGGACTCGCCACCCGCGTCGGCGAGGGCGGCGGCGGCCACATGGAGGGCGATGAGCTGGTCGGGTTCGGTGCCGGGCACCGAGTTCGGCATGATGCCGAACCGGGTGACCTCGACCTCGGCCAGCCCGTCCACGAATCCGCCGCGCCGGCAGTACACCTGGTCGGCCACGGCCGGACCGCTCGCGGAGTCCGGGCGGTAGTAGTCCGCGTCCCACCGGCCGTCCGGCACCTCGCTGATGGCGTCCGTGCCGGCCAGCAGATTCCGCCAGTACGCGTCGAGGTCGGCGGCGCCCGGCAACAGCACCGACATTCCCACGATGGCGACCGGCACTTGACGGTCCGTCATGTCACCAGCCCGAAGCGGTGTAGACGACGGCTCCGGCCGACTCGTCGCCGAAGGCGAGTTCGCGCAGCAGGGCCGCGGTGCCCTCCTCGGGGTCGATCAGCGAGATGCCGCGCCGCGCGTACTCGCGTCCCAACTCCGGGGTGACCATGCCGTGGTGACCGCCGGTGGGCGCCCACGGCCCCCAGTGCACGGTCAGCGCGCGGTGCCCGGTACGGGCGGCCCAGGCGGTGCCCAGGTTCTGCAGGGCGTCGTTGGCGGCGGCGTAGTCGACCTGACCACGGTTGCCGAGGACGGCCGAGATGGAGCCGAACAGGACCGCGAAAGCAGGGCCGTTGGGCAGTTGCTCCAGCGCCGACAGCAGGGTCTCGGCGCCGTGGGTCTTCGTGCCGTAGACCCGCTGGAAGGACTCGGTGGTCTTCTCGGCGATCAGCCGGTCCTCGATGACCCCGGCCGCGTAGACGACACCGTCGAGGCGGCCGTGTTCGGCGTGGATCTCCTTGACCGCCTGGACCGCGGCGTCCGGTTCGCGGAAGTCGACGGAGTGGTAGCGGGCCTGGCTGCCGAGGGCCGTCAGTTCGTCCAGGGTCGCGGTGATCTCCCGCTGGGCGAGCAGGAGTTCGGCGGTGCGGTTGATCTCGGCGGGCGTGAGCCCACCGCCCTGCCCGGCGAGGGCGGCACGCAGTTCGGCCGGGGTGCGGGCGCCCACGGTCGCCGGGTCCTCGGGGCCGGCCGGTGCGGCGGTCCTGCCCAGGAGTTCGATACGGCACCGGGAGGCGGCGGCGAGCGCGGCGGCGAACTTCGCGGTGATGCCCCGCGCGCCGCCCACCAGCAGCACCACCGAGTCGCGGTCGAGCCCGATCGCGGCGGCTTCGGCGACCCCGTCACCGGCCGGTCCGGCGCCATTGGTCGCGAGCGCGCCGAGCGGTGTCTCCACCAGCTCAAGTCCGTGCCGACCGGCGGCGGTTCGCAGCACCACCGGCTCCGCGCCGGGGGCGAGCAGTTCGGCGATCACCGCGTCCGCGACGGCGGCCGGCGCGGTGTCCGCGAGCTCGACGACCCGGGCGACGGTGTCCGGATACTCCCGGGCCACCGTACGGAACAGCCCGTGCAGCCCCGCCGATCCGCCGTCCGCCCCCTGCACCGCGAGGAGGTGGCGCGGGCCGCGCCGCAGCGCGGCCTGGAACACGGGGAACGCGTCGGGCAGCACCGGCGCCGACGCGGTGAGCGGCGCGAGATACAGAACGGCGTCCACCTGGCCGTCGGCGTCGCTGAGTTGGTGCTCGGGAGCGACGATCACCGCGTCGGCGCCGTACGAGGAGAGCCGCGCCGCGACCGCCTCCGAGGCGTCACCGTCGCCGTGGACGACGAACCGTCGGCCGCTCAGCGCGGACGCCGGGTCCGCCGGGTTGTCACCGTCCTGGTGCGGCAGCAGCACCGGCCGGAGCTGGAGGCGCTTGGGCGCGGAGCCGGTGACCTCCTCCTGCGGGGAGGTGTCGGCCGCCGGGGACGTGTCGGCCGCCGGGGCGGCGGGCTCCGTCAGCCGTGCCGACAGCCAGCCCGTGACGGAGGCCGCCGTACGGGCCTTCGCCAGGTCCTCCAGCTCGGCGTCGTCGAGCGAGGCGACGTCCATACCGCCCCCGATACCGAGGCGTTGGGCCAGTTCACCGGCGATCTCGGCGCGCTTGATGGAGTCGATGCTGAGGTCCGCCTCCAGGTCGAGGTCGGGCTCGATCATGTCGACGGGATAGCCGGTGCGTTCGCTGATGATCTCCAGGACGACCCGGAGCACATCGGCCTCGGTGACGGCCTCGGGGGCCGACTCCGGCTGCGCGGCGGGCTGTTGGGGCACCGGTGCCTCGGCGGCCGGCAGGGCGGCGAGCTGCGGGAGCGCCTCGACCACGGCGGGCGCGGGTGCGGGCACCCACGTTCCCTGCGGCACCGTGCCCTGTACCGCGCCGAAGTACGTCAGCAGCACATCCCGTTGCGCGGCCACCATCTCCCGGCTGGTGCGCAGGAATTCGGAGATGAGCGCGTCCCTGTTCGCCTCGCCGGGGGCACCGGCTCCGTCGGCGGGGTTTGTCGTCACAGTCGTCTCCACAACGCGTCGGGCCGGTGCGAGGGCACCGGGCAGAAGTGCTCCGGCGGCGGTACGGACGAGTTGTCCGTCGACCGTCCAGCCGGGTCGCGAGGGCACAGGAGTCCGGGCCGCGTCGACGGCGTCGCGCCCGTTGAACAGCCATCCGGTCCGCACCGGCAGCCCGGCGACGGCCAGTTGGGCCAGCGCGTCGAGCCAGCCGCGCAGCCCGCTGTCCTGCCGGGGCTCGCACGCGACCGTGCGGTGCGGGCGGTCGCCGAGGATCTGGCCGACCAGCCGGGTCAGCACGGAGCCGGGACCGGCCTCGACGAAGACCCGAGCCCCCGCCTCGTACATCGCCTCGATCTGCGCGACGAATCCGACCGGGGAGCCGATCTGCGCGGCGAGTTCGGCCCGGACCGCGTCGGCGCCCTCGCCGTACGGGGCCGCGGTGCGGTTGGACCAGACCGGGAACTCGGGTGCGAGCACCGGCCGTTGGGCGAGGGCCCGCGCGAACCGTTCGCCCGCCCCCGCCACCAGCGGGCTGTGGAAGGCGCAGGCGACGGGGATGCGCTTGGCACCGAGCCCGGCCTCGCGCAGCAGTCGTACGGCTGTGCCGACGGCCTCCGTCGGACCCGAAATCACGGTCTGACGAGGCGAGTTGTGGTTGGCGACGACGACGGAGCCGGGGGCGTCCGCCGCCTTGAGGGCCTGCTCGACGTCCTCGGCGCCGGCCGCGACCGCGGCCATCGTGCCCGGGTCGTCCGCGCCCGTCGCTTCGAGGATCGCCGCCGCGCGTTCGGCGCTCAGCTCCAGCAGCGTCTCCGGCGCGATCGCGCCCGCCGCGCACAGGGCGACCAGCTCGCCGTAGCTGTGCCCGGCCGCCATGTCGGGCCGTACGCCCGCCTCGGTGAGCAGGGCGTGCGCGGCCAGCCCGGCGATGCCCAGCGCGGGCTGCGCGACCCGGGTGTCGGTGAGACCGGCCTGCTGGCGGTCGCGGGCGGCGTCGTCGAAGGCGGTGGGCGGGTAGAGCGCGTCGGCGTGGTCGCGGCCGAGGTGCAGATAGTGCTGCAGCTCGGGGAACGCGATGAACACGTCGGCGAGCATGCCGGGCCGCTGACTGCCCTGACCGGGGAAGAGGAACGCGACCTTGCCTGCTTCGGCGTCCGTGTCTGCTCCGGCCTCCGCGAGGTGGACGCCCCTGGCCGGATCGTGTTCACCGGCCAGCGCCCAGCGCAGTTGCCCGGTCAGTTCTTCCACATCCCTTGCCACGACGGCCACTTGCACCGGTTCGTGCCGGGCGTCCGCGCGGCGTGACGCGCTGAGGGCGAGGTCGCGCAGCTTCCAGTGCCCCGCCTCGGCGAGCTTCAGGGTCTCCTCGATGCCCCGCCGCGCCGCCGCCCGGTCCGCGCCCCGGAAGGTGAACAACTCGGCCGGCCACGCGTCCAGTCCGTGAGCGGGCGGTACGGCCTCGCCGTAAGCCCCGATCACCGCGTGGAAGTTGGTGCCGCCGAAGCCGAACGCGCTGAGTCCCGCGACGCGTTCCTCGGCGGGGGCCGCCCAGGGCCGTGGCCGGGCGTGGAAGACGAACGGGCTGTCGTCCTCCTTCCAGGCCGAGTTGGGCTGCTTCATGTGCAGGGTGGGCGGCTTGACGCCGGTGTAGAGGGACAGCACGGTCTTGATGAGACCGGCGAGTCCCGCGGCGCACTTCGTGTGCCCGATCTGGGACTTGACCGAGCCGAGCGCACAACTGCCCGTCCGCGCCCCGGACTCGGTGAACACCTCGCTGAGGATGGCGAGTTCGGTGCGGTCGCCGACTACCGTCCCGGTGCCGTGCGCCTCGACCAGGCCGACCTCGGCGGGGGAGACACCCGCGTTGCGGTACGCCCGCTCCAGCGCCGACCGCTGTCCTTCGGGCCGGGGTGCGGTGAGGCCCAGTGAGCGGCCGTCGCTGGAGCTGCCGACCCCCTTGATCACGCCGTAGATCCGGTCGCCGTCGCGCTCCGCGTCCGCGAGCCGTTTGAGGACCACGCACGCGACGCCCTCGCCGAGCGCGATGCCGTCCGCCGAGTTGTCGAAGGCGCGGGAGCGGCCGGTGGGGGACAGGGCGTGCACGGAGGAGAAGAGGACGTAGTCGTTGATGCCGTTGTGGAGGTCGGCGCCCCCGCACAGCACGATGTCGCTGGTGCCGCCCACGAGTTCCTTGCAGGCGACGTCGACGGCGGCCAGCGAGGACGCGCAGGCCGCGTCGACCGTGAAGTTGGCCCCGCCCAGGTCGAGCCGGTTGGCGATGCGGCCCGAGATGACGTTGGAGAGCATGCCGGGGAACGAGTCCTCGGTGAGCGTGGGGAGTTGCTCCTCGATGCCCTGCGGGATCTTCCCGTAGTAGGACGGCAGTACGGCGCGCAGCGTGGTCGCGTTGGACAGGTCGCTGCCCGCCTCCGCGCCGAACACCACGGAGGTGCGCGCGCGGTCGAACTCCCGCCCCCGGTCGCCGTATCCGGCGTCCTCCAGCGAACGCCGGGCCGCTTCGAGGGCGAGCAACTGCACCGGTTCGATGCTGCCGAGGGAGGTCGGCGGGATGCCGTAGCGCAGCGGGTCGAAGGGGATGCGCGGCAGGAAGCCGCCCCACTTCGACGGGGTGGCGCCGCCCTTGTCGGGCGAGTAGTGGACGGCGGGGTCCCAGCGGTCGGGCGGGACCTCGTCGACGGCGTCCCGGCCGCCGAGGATGTTCGCCCAGAACGTGGGGAGGTCGGGGGCCTGCGGGAACATGCAGGCCATGCCGATGACGGCGACGTCCAGCGGTGCGGGCGCCGCCGGCTCGACGCTCGCCTCCACTCCCAGGCGGACGCGGGCGGTTCGCGCGCTGTCGGCCAGGAACGCGGCGGCCTCCTCGGTCACCGAGCGGTGCAGGGCGTCGATCGTGGTGGTCGCCGAACGCAGCACGGCGACCTCGCCGGCCATGAACATGCCCTCGGCGAGCTGGCGTTGCTCGTCCACGGCGGCCAGCGCGCCGTCCGCGTCCCGCTCGACGCCCTTGCTGGCGATCCGCAGCCGGCCGACGTTGAGCCGCTCCAGCTTCTCCCAGATCTGCCGGTCGGGTACGCCCTCCGCACGCAACTGGGCCTCGAAATCGAGGTAGTTGTCGCTGAACGGACTCGGCACGCAACGGGTGGCGTGACCGGGCGCGGTCTCCAGCAGCGCGGTCCGGGTGGCGTGTATCACCTGCTCCTGGAACAGGGGTTGGACCGCTCCACGTGTCACCGCCTCCTCCGTGAAGAGGTAGGCGGTGCCCATCAGCACGCCGACGGCCGCACCGCGTGCGGTGAGCGGTGCGGCAAGGGCGGCCACCATCGCCG from Streptomyces sp. NBC_01478 includes the following:
- a CDS encoding class I SAM-dependent methyltransferase, with the protein product MSTEDDPKPPSRTEQVAALRPVYQADLADGLDRFFEPRRETCPWCESPRLRTRLRTKDLIQHKPGTFVLDRCEECRHTFQNPRLSPAGLEFYYRDFYDGLGEKQLGNTFAARTKMYEQRAQSLLPHSPTPKNWLDVGTGHGHFCESARTVYPGTTFDGLDFTDGAELAEQAGRVERGYRGSFPELAPNLAGHYDVVSMFHYLEHSTEPERELAAAHTAVRPGGHLLIEVPDPDSRYSRLLGRWWLPWLQPQHLHFVPVENLRARLTDLGFTVVAEQHAEPHDPVDLLAGTWLALDTAAPRDDLPWLPKPPTGLARVLRAAVLIAGIPALILGTLLDRFVVKRLSHRLGVSNAYRLVARRD
- a CDS encoding glycosyltransferase; translated protein: MSRFLFVVPPLVGHINPATGVAAELAARGHELAWACADPDLVRRLAGGSARVFPCAGPVPGTGEGVRPPDIRGPEALKFLWEAFLAPLAEQMAPGVAAAVEEFRPDVIVADQQALAGGLVAERLGIPWATSATTSAEFTDVFAGMPKVGLWLDELLKGLRAEIGDPSGTADPRFSPHLVLAFSTPELVGPEARQGEQIRWVGPSIAARPAAPDFPWDWLDRSRSLVLVSLGTANTDVGARFLTECVTALRARTDRVQAVIADPGGALEPSDAADKDLLVLPSIPQLPLLERADAVVSHAGHNTVCEALWHGVPLVVAPIRDDQPVIAGQVTGAGAGIRVRFGRVTAPKLGAAIDSVLHEPDHRAAAERVRTAFRAAGGTRAAATHLELLATGAPPKETP
- a CDS encoding alpha/beta fold hydrolase, which translates into the protein MAMVDTGQLRLHVQRMSPPEGRRPIATAVLVHGLLTDSLASYYFTIAPPFALAGIDVVMYDLRGHGRSGRPATGYTLDDNIDDLEALLDRLEVTGPVHLVGNSYGGTVAFGYAARHPERAASVSLIESEPATAAWAPKLGGILQRVLHELAHNEDDAIAWISANRGHNTARLAKGAARLARETSLSQDIPASGVLTEDQIRAVHCPVLGVYGGDSDLAELTPWLESVLPDCRTVVVPGHEHSVLVEAAGTVGGHILSLIQEANARTAGVR
- a CDS encoding acyl carrier protein → MTPTTEDTVLADLTGMLTTLLEDEYGVDDVEITMTTTFNRDLELESIDLVTLAGLLQEHYGTKVNFAEFLAGMEFDEIIELTVGRLVEYVVQSLKAAEAG
- a CDS encoding beta-ketoacyl synthase N-terminal-like domain-containing protein, which codes for MTDRQVPVAIVGMSVLLPGAADLDAYWRNLLAGTDAISEVPDGRWDADYYRPDSASGPAVADQVYCRRGGFVDGLAEVEVTRFGIMPNSVPGTEPDQLIALHVAAAALADAGGESRLPDRQRVGVVLGRGGYLTPGLVRLDQRVRTAGQLVRTLGELLPDLDPGQLERIRTAFTERLGPDSPESVIGLVPNLAASRVANRLDLRGPAYTVDAACASSLIAVDQAVTELAAGRCDLMLAGGVHHCHDITLWSVFSQLRALSPSQRIRPFHRDADGILIGEGTGVVVLKRLADAERDGDRIYAVVRGTGVSSDGRAASLVNPDSAGQTHAVRQAWEAAGLDPARPDSIGLLEAHGTATPAGDGAELATLAEVFGPDGDAVIGSVKSMIGHTMPAAGVAGLVKAALAVHHGMLLPTLHCDDPHPALAATRFRPLEKAAPWETTAEQPVRRAAVNAFGFGGINAHVVLEEAPGARASRASAVVVDEPERVLILAADSPEALAALLDADDSAVLAAASARTGPPSGRSRLGIVAPDAKRLALARRAIAKGRAWQGRSDVWFTPSPLIGPGGGKLAFVFPGLEGDFTPRVEDIAAHFGLRENKSSTPAQVGDVGRHGFDVVGVGRLLDAALRRMGVAPDAVAGHSVGEWTAMTAAGVYSPDEVSDFMESFDPDSVTVPGLAFGAIGAPAERVLAALADEWTGAGIVLSHDNAPGQSMVCGPAEAVDAFVRSFRAQGVLSQVLPFQSGFHTPMLKPYLAPIEEATNRFRLHPPTVPLWSGTTASPFPSDEKAVRELFIRHLLEPVRFRQLVEAMYTAGHRAFVQVGTGQLGSLIDATLGGRDHLVVAANSPHRSGLAQLRRVAVALWSAGATVDPLALALRKPAPRHERPPVRLDMAGALVSLDAPTLVKLRAELRTPAAAHTPALAALSPLHALTDRFPAAAELHALMRDTADTAAQLISAGSRRGTPTAPAPVPRIAAAPPAPPREWQTTVHVSPESMPYLMDHCFFPQRPNWPDVADRWPVVPATTIVQHIIEAAERTAPGMRAVAVHDARFDRWLTATPSIDVPVRVVADTTNRLAVSFGPHARGVVELAPAHAPSPPPHPRPDPTTERVPDHTAAHLYDERWMFHGPAFQGVTELTAIGDRHVRGTITTPPAPGSLLDNVGQILGYWIMATRTERTVVFPVGMREMRFYGPHPRPGTDVECLVRITSLTDTALEADVQLTVDGEVWAELTGWQDRRFDNDPQTKPVERFPERNTLSEARPGGRTLLNERWPDLASRDLIMRNSLSSVERSQYAEHPPRGRRQWLLGRIAVKDAVRQWLWSHGEGPVYPAEIRVHNDESGRPYVTGLHGRTLPPLDVSLAHRAEAAVAIVRPHSPGPGPGIDIEEVVERPPATLTTALGEEELALLHTQSAATGESEALWFARFWAAKEAVAKAEGTGFGGRPRDFAVFQVDSGSRLLVSGRLERAYTVHCEPAGNPPNLPDRTYVVAWTTGPAHEEEYDR